A genomic region of Candidatus Marimicrobium litorale contains the following coding sequences:
- a CDS encoding undecaprenyl-diphosphate phosphatase yields the protein METLQVIFLAILQGLTEFLPISSSAHLLLPSLMLGWADQGLAFDVAVHVGTLAAVLFYYRADLLRMAGCWLQSISGGAGSEDSRLVWYLLAASVPVGLVGVIGSDFIEANLRAIPVIATTTLAFGVLLAVADRVSADPGQGRSLSLGVVLLIGLAQALAVIPGVSRSGITMTAAMCLGLDRQSSARFSFLVSIPVIGGAGLLQLLDLLGSTTPVDWAALGLGTVVSGFTAYLCIAVFLRLLDRVGLMPFVYYRVGLAAVLYALWLI from the coding sequence ATGGAGACGCTTCAGGTCATTTTCCTCGCAATTCTGCAGGGGCTCACCGAGTTTCTGCCCATTTCAAGTTCTGCCCATCTGCTTTTGCCCTCTTTGATGCTTGGATGGGCCGATCAGGGCTTGGCGTTTGATGTGGCAGTGCATGTCGGGACGCTTGCCGCTGTTTTATTTTATTACCGCGCTGACCTGTTGCGTATGGCGGGATGCTGGTTGCAATCCATTAGCGGTGGCGCCGGCAGTGAGGACAGTCGTCTGGTTTGGTACCTGCTGGCAGCCTCTGTTCCCGTAGGTCTGGTAGGTGTTATAGGGTCTGACTTTATAGAGGCCAACCTGCGTGCTATTCCCGTTATAGCGACAACCACCCTTGCATTTGGCGTGCTATTGGCGGTTGCCGACCGGGTTTCCGCAGACCCGGGTCAAGGCCGTTCATTGAGCTTGGGGGTAGTATTGCTCATCGGCCTGGCGCAGGCCCTTGCGGTAATCCCTGGTGTCTCGCGGTCAGGTATTACGATGACTGCAGCAATGTGTCTCGGTCTCGATCGGCAGAGTAGTGCGCGGTTTTCTTTTTTAGTCTCTATACCGGTCATAGGTGGGGCCGGGCTTTTGCAGTTACTCGATTTGCTGGGCAGCACCACCCCGGTTGATTGGGCTGCGCTCGGGCTCGGTACCGTTGTTTCGGGGTTTACTGCGTACCTCTGCATAGCGGTCTTCCTGCGCCTGCTGGACCGCGTGGGGCTGATGCCTTTTGTGTATTACCGGGTGGGGCTTGCGGCGGTGCTCTACGCCCTGTGGCTCATTTAA
- the tsaB gene encoding tRNA (adenosine(37)-N6)-threonylcarbamoyltransferase complex dimerization subunit type 1 TsaB produces MTGILAIETATDACSVALLRGGEISERHEIAPRRHNNLLFQQLRELLTPGNLREQGVDCIAYGVGPGSFTGLRIAAGAAQGLAFSSSLPVVAVPTLATLVQSALHAGDVSPGDTVLAVVDARIQEVYSAIYQLDGELPRLIEGPLACRPSDLEFDRYDSLRAVGNGCTLLEKAALSANIDYCSPGLLPSARNMIPIAQEAFDRGAVQAPGAAQPMYVRDEINWKKLDEQGRSH; encoded by the coding sequence ATGACTGGAATTCTAGCCATCGAAACGGCGACAGACGCATGTTCAGTTGCCCTGTTACGGGGCGGTGAAATAAGCGAGCGGCATGAGATAGCGCCAAGAAGGCACAACAATTTGCTTTTTCAGCAGCTGCGCGAGCTGTTAACCCCAGGGAATTTACGAGAGCAAGGCGTGGACTGTATTGCTTATGGGGTGGGGCCTGGATCGTTTACGGGGCTCAGGATTGCGGCGGGCGCGGCTCAGGGTTTGGCGTTCAGTTCTTCATTGCCTGTTGTGGCGGTTCCTACCTTGGCAACGCTGGTGCAATCAGCGCTTCATGCAGGAGATGTTTCACCGGGTGACACGGTTCTCGCGGTCGTGGATGCGCGCATTCAAGAAGTCTATAGCGCGATATACCAGCTTGATGGCGAATTGCCGAGGCTCATTGAAGGCCCTCTGGCCTGCCGACCCTCCGATCTTGAATTTGATCGCTACGATAGCTTACGCGCGGTTGGTAATGGCTGCACCTTGCTCGAGAAGGCAGCGTTGAGTGCCAATATCGATTACTGTAGTCCCGGGTTGTTACCCAGTGCACGGAACATGATACCGATTGCGCAGGAGGCGTTTGATCGAGGCGCGGTGCAGGCGCCGGGTGCCGCGCAGCCTATGTATGTCAGGGACGAAATCAACTGGAAAAAACTGGACGAGCAGGGTAGGTCGCATTGA
- a CDS encoding M18 family aminopeptidase, with protein sequence MIDTQDEFNQALCMFLSRATTPYHAVGLTVSRLQQAGFIQLAQDKPWALEPGGGYFLVHNHGSIVAFRYGREVGPERGVRMVGAHTDSPCLMVKPSPEIESEGLFQLGVQVYGGALLNPWFDRDLSLAGRVSYLCPRGTLRAALVDFRDAIATIPSLAIHLDSDANRKREVNAQTAIVPVLCQTASEGMSLRDMLAMQIRKEHSGAEIEQILDFELSFYDTQLPAVIGLRKQFIASARLDNLLSCFTGVEALLQSDGSQTTLLVCNDHEEVGSVSASGASGPLLASCLQRLAGGTEAHAALVEHSFMVSTDNAHAVHPNFANRHDGNHGPRMNEGPVIKVNASQRYATNSETSGLFRMLAARESVPVQSFVVRNDMRCGSTIGPLTAAMTGVKTLDVGVPTLGMHSVRELAGAEDAWGLCRILRGFYNYAGPLSAA encoded by the coding sequence ATGATTGATACACAGGACGAATTTAATCAAGCGTTATGCATGTTTCTCTCTCGAGCAACCACACCCTATCACGCGGTGGGGCTTACGGTATCGCGTTTGCAACAGGCTGGATTTATTCAGCTGGCTCAGGACAAGCCGTGGGCGCTGGAGCCGGGCGGAGGTTACTTTCTGGTCCATAATCATGGTTCGATCGTGGCATTTCGCTATGGGCGGGAAGTGGGGCCCGAGCGGGGCGTGCGCATGGTGGGCGCCCACACTGACAGTCCCTGCCTTATGGTGAAGCCGTCTCCAGAGATTGAATCAGAGGGACTGTTTCAACTGGGTGTGCAGGTTTACGGTGGCGCGTTGTTAAACCCCTGGTTTGACCGCGACCTGTCGTTGGCTGGTCGGGTCAGCTACCTGTGCCCGCGGGGTACATTGCGGGCCGCCTTGGTCGATTTTCGCGATGCGATAGCAACCATTCCGAGTCTTGCAATACATCTGGATAGCGATGCCAACAGAAAACGTGAGGTGAATGCGCAGACCGCTATTGTCCCAGTACTGTGCCAGACCGCCAGTGAGGGCATGTCACTGCGAGACATGCTGGCCATGCAAATCAGAAAAGAACACTCCGGCGCAGAGATAGAGCAGATTCTGGACTTCGAGTTGTCGTTCTACGATACACAGCTGCCTGCCGTTATAGGCCTGCGCAAGCAGTTTATCGCCTCCGCGAGACTCGATAACCTGCTCAGTTGCTTCACCGGTGTAGAGGCCTTGCTGCAAAGCGATGGATCCCAAACCACGCTGCTGGTCTGTAACGATCATGAGGAAGTGGGCAGTGTTTCGGCCTCCGGGGCCAGTGGCCCGCTGCTGGCCTCTTGCCTGCAACGGCTGGCTGGGGGTACAGAGGCGCATGCCGCGCTCGTTGAGCACTCTTTCATGGTGTCGACGGATAATGCGCACGCGGTGCATCCCAACTTTGCCAATCGTCACGACGGTAATCATGGGCCAAGAATGAACGAAGGGCCGGTTATTAAGGTGAATGCGAGCCAGCGCTACGCCACCAATAGTGAAACCAGCGGACTGTTTCGAATGCTCGCCGCTCGCGAAAGCGTGCCTGTGCAGTCGTTCGTAGTGCGCAATGACATGCGCTGCGGCAGCACGATAGGTCCCCTGACCGCAGCCATGACGGGGGTCAAGACACTGGACGTCGGTGTGCCCACCCTCGGCATGCATTCTGTTCGGGAACTTGCCGGGGCGGAGGATGCATGGGGCCTGTGTCGAATTCTGCGTGGCTTTTATAATTATGCGGGGCCCTTGAGCGCAGCATGA
- a CDS encoding RelA/SpoT family protein has protein sequence MVHVRQQTLVDDHGDIDFSAWINHLPTTMEPDEQRQLLTACQLLQRVEKVAPVDSGDWSGEPNCLVAGLDIATILADLHVGVECLLAGILYRPVREQRLSEEDVRSQFGGGVAGLIDGVLRMAAVGDLRLQTDNPVLGQAHGQKDNVRKMLVAMVDDVRVALIKLAERTCAIRSVKEDEQRRRQVGREVFDVYAPLAHRLGIGHLKWELEDLSFRYIHPESYRKIAGLLDGKRLERDQFIATVKEELTRILEQAGLEFEIIGRAKHIYSIWRKMQRKGIGFSQVFDIRAVRILVPEVQDCYATLGLVHGLWRNIPNEFDDYVAHPKENGYRSLHTAVIGPAGKTLEIQIRTEKMDEEAELGVCAHWRYKGSDGENGLASTYEEKIAWLRQVLDWHEETGDSESVAEQFSFNMAQDRVYAFTPNGDVVNLACGATPLDFAYHVHTEIGHRCRGAKVNGALVPLTYELNTGERVEILTGDEAVPRRDWLQAELGYLKTSRARAKAQDWFKSRAREDNITTGRHLLEREFKRLALTSLDYQRIARKVQCNTVEDMFAAVGCSDMSSSAVLNAAQELVERAPETQLRMTVTAAGQNRDGVHMAGAGNLRMHMAGCCKPLPGDAIVGYITQGKGVSVHLTDCARVVRMRKGALGRLIELEWGDEASEHYEVDIGITAHDRQGLLRDITALCANARINVISINTQTHRATATASMRLCVELPELASLSKLLERIGRLKNVISVARQSG, from the coding sequence ATGGTCCATGTCCGCCAGCAGACCCTTGTCGATGATCACGGTGATATTGATTTCAGTGCCTGGATAAATCACCTACCCACCACCATGGAACCCGATGAGCAGAGGCAATTGCTGACAGCGTGTCAGCTACTGCAGAGAGTGGAAAAAGTGGCGCCGGTGGATTCAGGAGATTGGTCTGGAGAGCCTAATTGTTTGGTCGCGGGTTTGGATATAGCCACCATACTGGCGGATCTGCATGTGGGAGTGGAGTGTCTGCTGGCAGGTATTCTTTACCGTCCGGTACGTGAGCAGCGGCTGTCCGAGGAGGATGTTCGCAGTCAATTCGGCGGCGGTGTTGCCGGCCTCATTGATGGCGTGCTGCGTATGGCTGCAGTCGGCGATCTGCGTTTACAAACAGATAACCCTGTATTGGGCCAGGCCCATGGTCAAAAAGACAACGTCCGCAAGATGCTAGTCGCCATGGTCGATGACGTAAGAGTGGCGCTGATAAAACTGGCCGAGCGTACCTGTGCCATTCGCTCCGTAAAAGAGGATGAGCAGCGCCGTCGCCAGGTGGGGAGAGAGGTATTTGATGTCTATGCGCCCCTCGCTCACCGGCTGGGCATCGGCCACTTGAAGTGGGAGCTGGAGGATCTTTCCTTCCGCTACATACATCCCGAATCCTATCGCAAGATTGCCGGGTTGCTGGATGGCAAGCGCCTGGAGCGAGATCAGTTTATTGCGACGGTCAAAGAAGAGTTAACCCGAATTCTGGAGCAGGCGGGTTTAGAGTTCGAGATTATCGGGCGAGCCAAGCATATTTACAGCATTTGGCGAAAGATGCAGCGCAAGGGGATTGGTTTCTCTCAGGTATTTGATATACGCGCTGTTCGTATTCTTGTTCCTGAAGTTCAGGATTGCTACGCCACACTGGGCTTGGTCCATGGACTGTGGCGCAATATACCTAATGAATTCGATGACTACGTCGCCCATCCGAAGGAAAACGGCTATCGCTCTCTTCATACCGCGGTGATTGGTCCCGCAGGCAAGACTCTCGAGATACAGATACGCACCGAAAAAATGGACGAGGAGGCTGAATTGGGCGTTTGCGCACACTGGCGGTACAAAGGCTCAGATGGCGAAAATGGCCTGGCTAGCACCTATGAGGAGAAAATTGCCTGGTTGCGTCAAGTGCTGGACTGGCATGAGGAAACGGGTGATTCCGAGTCCGTCGCTGAACAATTCAGCTTCAACATGGCGCAGGATCGCGTTTACGCCTTCACCCCCAATGGGGATGTGGTTAATTTGGCATGCGGCGCCACGCCACTGGACTTTGCCTATCACGTGCATACAGAAATAGGTCACCGCTGTCGTGGCGCCAAGGTGAATGGCGCTCTTGTGCCGCTGACCTACGAGTTAAACACCGGGGAGCGCGTAGAGATTCTGACGGGTGACGAGGCGGTCCCGCGACGCGATTGGCTGCAAGCAGAGTTGGGGTATCTGAAGACCTCTCGAGCGCGGGCGAAGGCGCAGGACTGGTTCAAGAGTCGGGCCAGGGAAGACAATATAACAACAGGTCGACACCTGCTGGAGCGCGAGTTCAAGCGACTGGCCCTGACAAGCCTCGATTATCAACGTATAGCGCGAAAAGTACAGTGTAATACGGTCGAGGACATGTTCGCGGCGGTCGGTTGCAGCGACATGTCCTCGTCAGCGGTATTGAATGCAGCTCAGGAACTGGTCGAGCGGGCACCTGAAACGCAACTGCGGATGACGGTAACCGCAGCGGGCCAAAATCGTGACGGTGTTCATATGGCCGGGGCTGGCAATCTGCGCATGCACATGGCCGGATGCTGTAAACCCCTGCCGGGGGATGCCATTGTTGGTTATATCACTCAGGGCAAGGGTGTGAGTGTGCATCTTACCGATTGCGCAAGAGTTGTGCGGATGCGGAAAGGGGCTCTCGGCCGGCTGATTGAATTGGAGTGGGGCGATGAGGCCAGTGAGCACTATGAGGTTGATATTGGTATCACCGCCCATGATCGACAGGGATTATTGCGCGATATCACTGCACTATGTGCTAATGCGCGCATCAATGTCATCAGTATTAACACGCAAACTCATCGTGCGACCGCCACGGCATCCATGCGTCTGTGCGTAGAATTGCCGGAACTGGCGTCCCTATCAAAGCTTTTGGAACGCATTGGGCGTCTGAAAAACGTCATCTCTGTGGCCCGGCAGTCGGGTTGA
- the adk gene encoding adenylate kinase encodes MRVILLGAPGAGKGTQAHYICEKYDIPQISTGDMLRAAVKAETELGLKAKKVMDAGGLVPDEVIIGLVKDRITQADCANGFLFDGFPRTIPQAEAMVNAGVSIDHVVEIAVLDEEIVSRLSGRRVHPGSGRVYHVSFNPPEKEGVDDVTGEPLVQRDDDSAETVRKRLQVYHDQTSPLVDFYQNMQSDEAPSYHRIDGVGSVDSIRDAVFSSLQK; translated from the coding sequence ATGCGAGTAATCCTGTTGGGCGCCCCTGGCGCCGGTAAAGGAACGCAAGCCCATTATATCTGTGAGAAATACGATATCCCGCAGATATCCACCGGAGATATGCTGCGTGCGGCAGTCAAAGCCGAGACTGAGTTGGGGTTGAAGGCAAAAAAGGTGATGGATGCGGGGGGTCTCGTGCCTGACGAGGTCATTATCGGGTTGGTTAAAGATCGTATTACGCAGGCTGATTGTGCGAACGGGTTTCTTTTCGATGGTTTCCCCAGGACGATCCCCCAGGCGGAAGCAATGGTAAATGCTGGAGTTTCTATTGACCATGTTGTTGAGATTGCCGTTTTGGATGAAGAAATCGTTAGTCGCCTCAGTGGCCGCAGAGTGCATCCGGGCTCAGGCCGGGTTTACCACGTAAGCTTTAATCCGCCGGAAAAAGAAGGTGTGGACGATGTAACCGGTGAGCCCTTGGTCCAAAGGGATGATGACAGCGCGGAAACGGTGCGCAAGCGTCTGCAGGTGTATCACGATCAGACTAGCCCGCTTGTGGATTTCTACCAGAATATGCAGTCTGATGAGGCGCCTTCTTATCATCGCATTGATGGCGTTGGTAGTGTTGATTCAATTCGTGACGCAGTATTTTCTTCGTTGCAAAAATAG
- the rnc gene encoding ribonuclease III: protein MTDSLLLQKIIGYEFRDPGLLELALTHRSAGGRNNERLEFLGDSILNHVIAEMLFRAFPESREGELSRMRAALVKGDTLAEVAREMSLGEYLKFGSGEKKSGGHRRASILADALEAILGALFLDGGYAECQGCVHKLFEARLEQLSPGAKDAKTRLQEFLQHRGEPLPEYAVVETAGADHDRQFKVICQIPQRSIDASGKGSSRRKAEMDAASRVLEKLLAHGR from the coding sequence ATGACTGATAGCCTCCTTTTGCAGAAAATCATAGGGTATGAGTTTAGAGACCCTGGATTGCTCGAGCTCGCCCTGACCCACCGTAGCGCAGGGGGCCGCAATAATGAGCGATTGGAGTTTCTTGGCGACTCTATTCTGAATCACGTTATCGCAGAAATGCTCTTTCGTGCCTTCCCTGAGTCCCGGGAGGGCGAGCTCAGTCGCATGCGCGCCGCGTTGGTGAAGGGTGATACGCTTGCCGAAGTCGCCCGCGAGATGTCCCTGGGGGAGTATCTCAAGTTTGGCTCCGGAGAGAAAAAAAGTGGTGGTCATAGACGCGCTTCGATACTCGCAGATGCGCTAGAGGCGATCCTTGGTGCACTCTTTCTCGACGGAGGCTATGCAGAGTGTCAGGGCTGTGTGCACAAGCTGTTCGAAGCGCGACTAGAGCAACTGTCTCCGGGTGCCAAAGACGCCAAGACTCGCCTGCAGGAATTTCTGCAGCACAGGGGAGAGCCCCTGCCAGAGTATGCAGTAGTGGAGACCGCGGGCGCAGATCATGACAGGCAGTTCAAGGTGATTTGTCAGATACCACAGCGCTCCATTGACGCAAGCGGGAAGGGCTCCAGTCGGCGCAAGGCTGAGATGGACGCTGCCAGTAGAGTACTGGAGAAGTTACTCGCTCATGGTCGCTGA
- the era gene encoding GTPase Era → MVAEAATRCGYVAIIGRPNVGKSTLLNHLLGQKISITSRKPQTTRHQVLGIKTEGHAQIIFVDTPGLHQDADKAINRYMNRAASSAIRDVDLVLFVVDRTAWTSEDEWVLDQLQGIEVPVLLVVNKVDLLEDKRELLPHLEQLSSKAGFEAILPVSALRQHNVVALEDEIVKRLPASVFFFPEDQLTDRSQRFLASEIVREKIVRQLGDELPYTVTVEIEDFAQEEGILHISALIFVERKGQKKILIGEKGARLRSIGSEARSDMERLFDNQVMLRLWVKVKSGWSDDERALRSLGYDDQ, encoded by the coding sequence ATGGTCGCTGAAGCCGCCACTCGCTGCGGTTATGTCGCTATTATAGGTCGGCCCAATGTCGGAAAATCTACGCTGCTGAATCATCTGCTCGGGCAAAAAATCAGTATTACCTCGCGCAAGCCGCAGACCACGCGTCATCAGGTCCTTGGCATAAAAACAGAGGGACACGCGCAGATCATCTTCGTTGACACACCGGGTCTGCATCAAGATGCAGACAAGGCCATCAATCGGTATATGAATCGGGCGGCGTCCTCTGCGATCCGCGACGTCGATTTAGTGTTGTTTGTGGTGGATCGCACGGCCTGGACTTCTGAAGACGAATGGGTGCTGGATCAGCTGCAGGGCATCGAGGTGCCTGTATTGCTGGTTGTGAATAAAGTCGATTTGTTGGAAGACAAGCGAGAGCTTCTGCCTCATCTGGAGCAGCTGTCGTCAAAAGCTGGATTTGAGGCAATCCTGCCGGTGTCTGCCCTGCGGCAGCACAATGTAGTTGCTCTTGAAGACGAAATAGTCAAAAGGCTACCTGCCTCTGTATTTTTTTTCCCGGAAGACCAGCTGACAGATCGCAGTCAGCGCTTCCTGGCCTCGGAGATCGTGCGGGAGAAAATCGTCAGGCAGTTGGGCGATGAACTGCCTTACACCGTTACGGTGGAGATTGAGGATTTTGCTCAGGAAGAGGGCATCTTGCATATTTCGGCGTTGATTTTTGTCGAGCGCAAGGGGCAGAAGAAAATACTGATCGGTGAGAAAGGCGCTCGCTTGCGCTCTATCGGTAGTGAGGCACGGTCAGATATGGAGAGGCTATTTGACAATCAGGTAATGCTTCGCCTCTGGGTCAAGGTCAAATCCGGGTGGTCAGACGACGAGCGCGCGCTGCGCAGCCTTGGCTACGACGATCAGTAA
- the mazG gene encoding nucleoside triphosphate pyrophosphohydrolase — protein sequence MQEYEYTIADLLRVMQRLRDPQTGCPWDIGQDFHSIVSSTLEECYELVEAIESSDYPHVAEELGDVLFQVVFYAQLGEERALFSFAGVVNNLVEKLLRRHPHVFADAEIEGVVSERSSVADVKSSWEEIKQMERRARQEEGILADIPHALPALPRAQKVQKRAAGVNFDWNDVADVIIRLEDEIEELRSAIDAGVAAEIADEMGDVLYSCVNVSRHLGLDAESMLRRSTSKFEKRFRRMEAAAKQGGREIIDMNDDQLDELWELAKGS from the coding sequence ATGCAGGAGTATGAATATACCATTGCTGACCTGCTGAGAGTGATGCAGCGTTTGCGTGATCCGCAAACCGGTTGTCCCTGGGACATAGGTCAAGATTTTCATAGCATAGTGTCGTCTACGCTTGAGGAATGTTACGAGCTTGTGGAGGCAATCGAAAGCAGCGATTACCCTCATGTGGCGGAGGAACTGGGAGATGTGCTCTTCCAGGTTGTTTTCTACGCCCAACTGGGAGAAGAACGTGCATTATTTTCCTTTGCGGGGGTGGTCAATAACTTGGTCGAGAAGTTGCTTCGCAGGCATCCCCACGTATTCGCCGATGCAGAAATAGAGGGGGTGGTGAGCGAGCGCAGTTCAGTAGCGGACGTGAAGTCGAGCTGGGAAGAGATTAAACAGATGGAGCGCAGGGCGCGGCAGGAAGAGGGCATTCTGGCCGATATACCCCATGCGTTACCCGCATTGCCGCGCGCCCAGAAAGTCCAGAAACGTGCGGCCGGGGTTAACTTTGATTGGAATGATGTGGCCGATGTCATTATCAGGCTCGAAGATGAAATTGAAGAGCTGCGCAGCGCGATTGACGCAGGCGTCGCGGCAGAAATCGCTGACGAAATGGGCGATGTCCTGTACAGCTGTGTCAATGTTTCCCGACACCTGGGCCTGGACGCAGAATCGATGCTGCGTCGTTCAACCAGCAAGTTTGAGAAGCGTTTTCGCCGGATGGAGGCTGCCGCGAAGCAGGGTGGCCGTGAGATTATTGACATGAATGATGATCAGCTGGACGAACTGTGGGAGCTAGCCAAGGGCTCCTGA
- the mobA gene encoding molybdenum cofactor guanylyltransferase MobA has product MNSHTSITGLVLAGGQGRRVGHRDKGLIEWQGQALIAHVCERFRPQVDELIISCNRNHDHYRHYADQLISDTQNNSRGPLAGLEAAIPVVHSPLLAIVPCDIPMLDQNLVKRLKTALLQPADDPVDVSYAHDGERDQYLCVLMRRECLHSVKEYLRDGGRSVRDWYTQQRTAAVDFSNCTASFHNINTLN; this is encoded by the coding sequence ATGAATTCGCACACCAGTATTACGGGGCTCGTCCTCGCAGGAGGACAAGGGCGACGGGTTGGCCATCGAGACAAGGGATTGATCGAATGGCAGGGACAAGCGCTTATCGCCCACGTCTGCGAACGGTTTCGACCACAGGTCGATGAACTCATCATCAGCTGCAATCGCAATCACGACCATTACCGCCATTACGCCGACCAACTAATCTCCGATACGCAGAACAACTCTCGCGGTCCACTTGCGGGGCTTGAAGCCGCCATTCCAGTTGTGCACTCTCCACTTCTCGCGATTGTCCCCTGCGATATACCTATGCTGGATCAAAATCTGGTAAAACGTTTGAAAACAGCCCTGCTGCAACCAGCCGACGACCCGGTCGATGTCAGCTACGCCCATGATGGAGAACGCGATCAATATCTGTGCGTGCTGATGCGTCGCGAGTGCCTGCACAGCGTAAAAGAATACCTGAGAGACGGTGGGCGCTCGGTACGCGACTGGTACACACAGCAGCGCACTGCGGCTGTCGACTTTTCCAACTGCACCGCGTCGTTTCATAATATCAATACGTTGAACTGA
- the recO gene encoding DNA repair protein RecO, with the protein MRVNLQPGYVIHSRPYGDSSALLDVFTAEFGRVGLVAKGARRQTRKGSKAGLLQPFIPLLLSFSGGNELKTLRSVESAPGRVELVGDRLFSGLYVNELLVRLLHRDDPHPRLFAAYNDTVQQLAHLQMIDVGLRLFEMRLLEELGYRLELTIEGVTGLPVRPEAFYHYQPGAGLVRRRAGESSDDSPGADSPGADLPGTDLPGTDLLAMARGEIEGHVRQTARTLMREALAAHLGEEPLKSRQLFARGAWKRPGAASGPQDEE; encoded by the coding sequence ATGCGCGTCAATCTGCAGCCGGGTTACGTGATTCACAGCAGGCCCTATGGTGACAGCAGTGCGCTGTTGGACGTGTTCACCGCGGAATTCGGTCGCGTTGGGCTGGTGGCAAAAGGCGCGCGAAGACAGACTCGCAAAGGTAGCAAGGCAGGATTATTGCAACCGTTTATCCCGCTGCTTCTGTCCTTTTCCGGGGGTAATGAGTTAAAGACGCTGCGCAGTGTCGAGTCTGCGCCCGGGCGGGTTGAGCTGGTAGGAGATCGCTTGTTCAGCGGACTCTACGTGAATGAGTTGCTGGTACGTCTGTTACACCGTGATGATCCTCATCCCCGCCTTTTCGCTGCCTATAACGATACGGTGCAGCAACTGGCTCATCTGCAGATGATAGATGTGGGATTACGCCTGTTTGAGATGCGTCTATTGGAGGAATTGGGTTACCGGCTCGAACTGACGATCGAGGGAGTAACAGGGTTGCCTGTACGTCCAGAGGCCTTTTACCATTACCAGCCCGGCGCCGGTCTTGTGCGCCGTCGTGCCGGTGAGTCGTCGGATGATTCGCCCGGCGCGGACTCGCCCGGCGCGGATTTGCCCGGCACGGATTTGCCCGGCACGGATTTGCTGGCGATGGCGCGTGGTGAAATTGAAGGGCATGTCCGGCAGACCGCACGCACCCTGATGCGAGAAGCTCTGGCGGCTCATCTGGGAGAGGAGCCGCTTAAAAGCCGTCAACTGTTTGCCAGGGGGGCGTGGAAGAGGCCGGGAGCGGCGTCAGGTCCGCAGGACGAGGAATAA
- the cysM gene encoding cysteine synthase CysM, whose amino-acid sequence MPDYPTIEAFVGNTPLVRLQRLPGHTSNTLLAKLEGNNPAGSVKDRPALSMIREAELRGDIKPGDTLIEATSGNTGIALAMAAAIRGYHLVLVMPSHMSDERKQAMSAYGAELVEVSQREGMEGARDLALTMQSEGRGRVLDQFGNPDNPRAHFVGTGPEIWQQTGGSVTHFVSSMGTTGTIMGCSSYLKQQNPAIQIVGLQPLEGSSIPGIRRWPEAYLPKIYEAPRVDTVIDISQEESEHVMRRLAREEGIFCGVSSGGSIAAALRLSAELENAVIVAIICDRGDRYLSTGVFGQGEKA is encoded by the coding sequence ATGCCAGACTACCCCACGATAGAAGCCTTTGTTGGCAATACCCCCCTTGTGCGATTGCAGAGACTGCCGGGTCATACCAGCAACACGCTGCTAGCCAAGCTGGAGGGCAATAACCCCGCCGGATCAGTGAAGGACCGTCCCGCTTTAAGCATGATCCGTGAAGCTGAGCTGCGCGGAGATATCAAGCCGGGAGACACCCTGATCGAGGCGACGAGCGGAAACACAGGCATTGCTTTGGCAATGGCCGCGGCTATTCGAGGCTATCATCTGGTGCTGGTGATGCCTTCTCATATGAGCGACGAGCGCAAGCAAGCCATGTCAGCCTACGGCGCTGAGCTGGTGGAAGTTTCCCAGCGAGAGGGAATGGAGGGCGCACGAGACCTTGCATTAACGATGCAGTCAGAGGGGCGTGGCCGTGTTTTGGATCAGTTTGGCAACCCCGACAATCCGCGGGCTCATTTTGTCGGCACGGGTCCGGAAATTTGGCAGCAAACTGGGGGCAGCGTTACGCATTTTGTGAGTTCAATGGGCACAACGGGTACGATCATGGGTTGTTCCAGTTACTTGAAACAACAAAATCCGGCAATACAAATCGTGGGCCTGCAGCCGCTTGAAGGTTCCAGCATTCCCGGTATTCGTCGTTGGCCTGAAGCCTACCTGCCAAAAATCTACGAGGCCCCCCGGGTCGACACAGTGATTGATATTTCGCAGGAAGAGTCCGAGCATGTGATGCGCCGACTGGCAAGGGAAGAAGGCATATTCTGCGGAGTCTCCTCCGGCGGGTCGATAGCCGCCGCTCTGCGCCTGTCCGCGGAGCTTGAGAATGCTGTCATTGTCGCCATTATTTGTGACAGGGGCGACCGATACCTGTCGACCGGTGTCTTTGGGCAGGGCGAGAAGGCGTAG